The following proteins come from a genomic window of Micromonospora echinofusca:
- a CDS encoding type I polyketide synthase encodes MANEDKLRDYLKRVMADLHDTRRRLSEAQSQELEPVAIVAMSCRLPGGVRNPDDLWELLRDGRDAVTPFPDDRGWDLERLYHPDPDNPGTSYAREGGFIDGAGDFDSAFFGISPREALTMDPQQRLLLETSWEAVEAAGIDPASLRGSRTGVFVGTNGQDYGTLLMMSPDGDEGHSMTGGAAAVASGRVSYALGLEGPAVSIDTACSSSLVALHLAVQALRAGECDLALAGGVTVMATPGLYIGSSRQRALSPDGRCRSFAAAADGAGFSEGVGWLLVERLSDARRNGHRVLAVVRGTAVNQDGASNGLTAPNGPAQQRVISQALASARLATADVDVVEAHGTGTKLGDPIEAQALIATYGQDRGEAPPLLLGSVKSNIGHAQAAAGVAGVIKLVLAIRHGLVPATLHVDAPSQHIDWTAGAVELVTEARPWPETGRVRRGAVSSFGISGTNAHVIIEQPAEPAEERPSDTAPGLVAADALLWPVSARSKAALAGQAARLASYLRGRAGTDPAAVGWSLAATRSTFDHRAAVVASTAEELLSGLDAVAAGLPAGNVVTAVASSPGAGPVFVFPGQGAQSARMAAGLVGRTPVFDAKLAECQRALAPYLDVDLVSVLTGDDESWLERVEVVQPVLWAVGMALAAVWQHAGVTPAAVVGHSQGEIGAACVAGILSIEDAAKAVALRSRALTVLRGTGTMASIDLSADAVAERLPAFPGVGVAAVNGPSTVVVSGPPQHVADLVQACQAEGIRARLIPVDYASHSPAVQEVAEQLRADLADVTPQAGHTRLVSTLTGDWADPTVMGADYWYDNLRQTVQFDAAVRVAVAAGHTTFIEISPHPVLTMPVTAILDDTGVTGHTLGSLRRDDDDPTRLLTNLATAHAIGLPVDLTKVLPAAPAVDLPTYAFDHHRYWPAPPVFLVAPDGEPDIDRWRYRITWQALPDLPLTWLGGTWLVPVPAALGDDPLVTDVLSALGNFGADVVPVRLDATDDPAALADALGAALAGPDAPVAVLSLLGLDERAHPEHPATSLAVSGTALLVQALGALGVEAPLWCATRGAVAVGPDDPAPRPVAASVWGLGRAVALEHPGRWGGLLDLPDALDAQAGALLCAALGASGGEDPFGDGDDADQSGGEDQLAVRDSGVYVRRLARITEPEPAATGDTWRMRGTVLITGGTGGLGGHLARWAARSGAAHVLLASRRGPDAPGAAELEAELTDLGVRVTVARCDVADRAQVADLLAAAPADAPVTAVLHTAAVLDDGIVDTATAQRLHTVAAPKCAAALHLDELTRDLDLDAFVLFSSVAGTTGNAGQGAYGAANAFLDALAERRRAEGRPALSVAWGAWRGAGLPADNERAQQRLRRGGMVGMDPDLAVEALARALRRDETTTVIADIDWARFAPAFTLVRPSPLLGDLAEVREATRPAPQEAAEEEPDVPSALARRLAGLAPAERAATLLELVRQCAATALGYGAADDIPATLPFRDLGLDSLTAVDMRNFLAAATDLRLPATLAFDYPNPTVLAAHLDELLSGAAPDVATPAPAAPADDDEPIAIVAMSCRLPGGADTPEQLWQLLAGGGDAIGEFPTDRGWDLDRLFDSDPEKEGTSYAREGGFVTGAADFDATFFGISPREALAMDPQQRLLLEASWEAIERAGIDPHALRGSPTGVFVGTNYQDYRNLMFSAEGAEGHLMTGNAGSVLSGRVSYTLGLEGPAVSVDTACSSSLVALHWACQALRRSECSLALVGGVTVMSTPGVFVGFSRQRGLAPDSRVKAFASAADGTSWGEGLGLLLVERLSDARRNGHPVLAVIRGSAVNQDGASNGLTAPNGPSQQRVIRQALANAGLTPADVDAVEAHGTGTKLGDPIEAQALLATYGQRPADQPLWLGSIKSNIGHTQAAAGVAGIIKMVLALRHGYLPQTLHVDEPTDQVDWSVGAVELLDEGRPWPVTDHPRRAAVSSFGISGTNAHTILEQAPEPSVVEQPTGDPALLPVVPVLLSGRTGAALAAQAERWGEQLTGLEAPRTVDVGWSSAVSRATLEHRAVVLATDRIALGAGLRALGAGEDSPLVVTGVAASRPKVAYLFSGQGAQRAGMGRELAEAFPVFAAALDEACAALDAHLSRPLKPLLFAEPDTAEAEALDRTEFTQPALFAVEVALFRLLEAWGVRPDAVAGHSIGEFAAAHAAGVLSLADAAELVAARGRLMQALPAGGAMLAIAATEAEVTATLADRAERVSVAAVNGPAAVVVSGAGDAVEELAAEWTARGVRIRRLTVSHAFHSPLMEPVLDDLAAVAGRLRYAPPTIPMISTVTGAPVDVAEIGTPDYWVRHARDAVRFADAVTALRERNVTGFVEIGPDGVLTALAQAVLAEGAPTGGRPPLVVPALRRDRAEPTTLLRAVAALHTHGVSPDWSALYAGTGAQRVDLPTYTFDRQRYWPEPPPWASLAAEDEHTEVERRFWAAVEAEDLESLARDLDVHRDQPFGTVLPALSAWRRRGRERALVDGSRYRVVWEPIAETPQEQDPGRWLVLLPADRADDPDLNSCTWALGAEVGIVPVDTAADPDELCGGFADVLTEALGAGEGPLSILSFLGLDDAPHAEHPALPRGLAATVHLLQQLVDLDAPARLWCVTQGAVGTGDGDVPANPRQAMLWGLGRVAALEQPTRWAGLVDLPTDLEPWTAMRLGGLLTGGGVEDQLAVRESGVLVRRLVPAVTESEPAPWQPRGTVLITGGTGALGGHVARWVAGAGAQRVVLTSRRGTDTPGAAELLAELAGLGVDCRVARCDAADRAAVAELLADLRREGPPLRAVVHAAGVSEVVPLADTTLEDLAYVIAPKLSGAEHLDELLDDTELDAFVLFSSISAVWGSGGQGAYAAGNAYLDALAERRRGRGLPATSVAWGPWTESGMYTEGAAEQLRRRGLRVMPPGVAMAGLRHALAADDTCVTVADVDWATFQPLFTSLRPSPLLAELPAVRELAVTPTAVPDASAPVARDLLAGLRALPGDERRAALLEMVRVDAAKVLGHPSGDAIETDRGFLDLGFDSLTAVELRNLLTAATGHDLPTTVVFDYPTPAGLADHLYEELFADGDADVGDGGDEESVRRALAAIPLDELRQAGLLDQLLQLARTSAGPSAVAPAAPAASPAPEAQIRELDVAGLVRMALEGSDS; translated from the coding sequence CGCGTCGAACGGGTTGACCGCCCCGAACGGGCCGGCGCAGCAGCGGGTGATCAGCCAGGCCCTGGCCTCCGCCCGGCTCGCCACCGCCGACGTGGACGTCGTGGAGGCGCACGGCACCGGCACCAAGCTGGGCGACCCGATCGAGGCGCAGGCGCTCATCGCCACGTACGGGCAGGACCGGGGGGAGGCGCCGCCGCTGCTGCTCGGCTCGGTGAAGTCGAACATCGGCCACGCCCAGGCCGCCGCGGGCGTGGCCGGCGTGATCAAGCTGGTGCTCGCCATCCGGCACGGCCTCGTGCCGGCGACGCTGCACGTCGACGCGCCGTCCCAGCACATCGACTGGACGGCCGGCGCGGTGGAACTGGTCACCGAGGCGCGGCCGTGGCCCGAGACCGGCCGGGTACGGCGCGGCGCCGTCTCCTCGTTCGGCATCTCCGGCACCAACGCCCACGTGATCATCGAGCAGCCGGCCGAGCCGGCCGAGGAACGCCCGTCCGACACCGCCCCCGGTCTCGTCGCCGCCGACGCGCTCCTGTGGCCGGTGTCGGCCCGGTCGAAGGCCGCCCTGGCCGGGCAGGCCGCCCGGCTCGCGTCGTACCTGCGCGGGCGGGCGGGCACGGACCCGGCGGCGGTGGGCTGGTCCCTGGCGGCCACCCGCTCGACGTTCGACCACCGCGCCGCCGTCGTCGCCTCGACCGCCGAGGAGCTGCTGTCCGGGCTGGACGCGGTCGCGGCCGGGCTGCCGGCCGGCAACGTGGTCACCGCCGTGGCGTCGAGCCCCGGCGCGGGCCCCGTGTTCGTCTTCCCGGGGCAGGGCGCCCAGTCGGCGCGGATGGCGGCCGGCCTTGTCGGTCGTACGCCGGTGTTCGACGCGAAGCTGGCCGAGTGCCAGCGGGCCCTCGCCCCGTACCTGGACGTGGACCTGGTGTCGGTGCTCACCGGCGACGACGAGTCGTGGCTGGAGCGGGTCGAGGTCGTGCAGCCGGTGCTGTGGGCTGTCGGCATGGCCCTCGCCGCCGTGTGGCAGCACGCTGGTGTGACCCCGGCTGCGGTGGTCGGTCACTCGCAGGGCGAGATCGGCGCCGCGTGCGTGGCCGGGATCCTGAGCATCGAGGACGCGGCGAAGGCCGTGGCCCTGCGCTCGCGGGCCCTGACCGTGCTGCGGGGCACCGGCACCATGGCGTCGATCGACCTCTCCGCCGACGCGGTCGCCGAGCGGCTGCCGGCCTTCCCGGGCGTCGGGGTGGCGGCCGTCAACGGCCCGTCCACCGTCGTGGTCTCCGGCCCGCCGCAGCACGTCGCCGACCTGGTGCAGGCGTGCCAGGCCGAGGGGATCCGCGCCCGGCTGATCCCCGTCGACTACGCGTCGCACTCGCCCGCCGTCCAGGAGGTCGCCGAGCAGCTCCGCGCCGACCTGGCCGACGTCACCCCGCAGGCCGGCCACACCCGGCTCGTCTCCACCCTGACCGGGGACTGGGCCGACCCCACCGTCATGGGCGCCGACTACTGGTACGACAACCTGCGGCAGACCGTGCAGTTCGACGCCGCCGTGCGGGTGGCCGTCGCCGCCGGACACACCACGTTCATCGAGATCAGCCCCCACCCGGTGCTGACGATGCCGGTCACGGCGATCCTCGACGACACCGGCGTCACCGGCCACACCCTGGGCAGCCTGCGCCGCGACGACGACGACCCGACGCGGCTGCTGACCAACCTCGCCACCGCGCACGCCATCGGCCTGCCCGTCGACCTGACGAAGGTGCTCCCCGCCGCGCCCGCCGTCGACCTGCCCACGTACGCCTTCGACCACCACCGGTACTGGCCCGCGCCGCCGGTCTTCCTCGTCGCGCCCGACGGCGAGCCCGACATCGACCGGTGGCGCTACCGGATCACCTGGCAGGCCCTGCCCGACCTGCCACTGACCTGGCTCGGCGGCACCTGGCTCGTCCCGGTGCCCGCGGCACTGGGCGACGACCCCCTGGTCACCGACGTGTTGTCGGCACTCGGCAACTTCGGCGCGGACGTCGTACCCGTGCGGCTGGACGCCACCGACGACCCGGCGGCGCTGGCCGACGCGCTGGGCGCGGCGCTCGCCGGCCCGGACGCCCCCGTCGCCGTGCTCTCGCTGCTGGGCCTGGACGAACGCGCGCACCCGGAGCACCCGGCGACCTCGCTGGCCGTCTCGGGCACCGCCCTGCTGGTACAGGCGCTCGGCGCGCTCGGCGTCGAGGCGCCGCTGTGGTGCGCGACCCGCGGGGCCGTCGCGGTCGGCCCCGACGACCCGGCGCCGCGCCCCGTCGCCGCCTCCGTCTGGGGGCTCGGCCGGGCCGTCGCCCTGGAGCACCCCGGCCGCTGGGGCGGCCTGCTCGACCTGCCGGACGCCCTCGACGCGCAGGCCGGCGCGCTGCTCTGCGCGGCGCTCGGCGCCAGCGGCGGCGAGGACCCGTTCGGCGACGGCGACGACGCGGACCAGTCCGGCGGCGAGGACCAGCTCGCCGTCCGCGACTCCGGGGTGTACGTGCGCCGACTCGCCCGGATCACCGAACCCGAGCCGGCAGCCACCGGGGACACCTGGCGGATGCGCGGCACCGTGCTGATCACCGGCGGCACCGGCGGGCTGGGCGGGCACCTGGCCCGGTGGGCGGCCCGCTCCGGCGCCGCGCACGTCCTGCTGGCCAGCCGGCGCGGCCCGGACGCCCCCGGCGCCGCCGAGCTGGAGGCGGAGCTGACCGACCTCGGCGTACGGGTCACCGTGGCCCGCTGCGACGTCGCCGACCGGGCGCAGGTGGCCGACCTGCTCGCCGCCGCCCCCGCCGACGCCCCGGTGACCGCCGTGCTGCACACCGCCGCCGTCCTCGACGACGGGATCGTCGACACCGCCACCGCGCAGCGCCTGCACACCGTCGCCGCGCCGAAGTGCGCCGCCGCGCTGCACCTCGACGAGCTGACCCGGGACCTCGACCTGGACGCCTTCGTGCTCTTCTCCTCGGTCGCCGGCACCACCGGCAACGCCGGGCAGGGCGCGTACGGGGCGGCGAACGCGTTCCTCGACGCCCTCGCCGAACGGCGCCGGGCCGAGGGCCGACCCGCCCTCTCCGTGGCCTGGGGCGCCTGGCGCGGTGCCGGCCTGCCCGCCGACAACGAGCGCGCCCAGCAGCGGCTGCGCCGGGGCGGCATGGTCGGCATGGACCCGGACCTGGCCGTCGAGGCCCTCGCCCGGGCGCTGCGGCGCGACGAGACCACCACCGTCATCGCCGACATCGACTGGGCCCGGTTCGCCCCCGCGTTCACCCTGGTCCGGCCCAGCCCGCTGCTCGGCGACCTCGCCGAGGTACGCGAGGCGACGCGGCCCGCCCCGCAGGAGGCCGCCGAGGAGGAGCCGGACGTACCGTCGGCCCTGGCGCGGCGGCTCGCCGGGCTCGCCCCGGCCGAGCGCGCCGCGACGCTGCTGGAGCTGGTCCGCCAGTGTGCGGCCACCGCGCTCGGCTACGGCGCCGCCGACGACATCCCGGCCACCCTGCCCTTCCGCGACCTCGGCCTGGACTCGCTGACCGCCGTGGACATGCGCAACTTCCTGGCCGCCGCCACCGACCTGCGGCTGCCCGCGACGCTCGCCTTCGACTACCCGAACCCGACGGTGCTCGCCGCGCACCTTGACGAACTGCTCTCCGGCGCCGCCCCGGACGTGGCCACCCCCGCCCCGGCCGCCCCGGCCGACGACGACGAGCCGATCGCCATCGTGGCGATGAGCTGCCGCCTGCCCGGCGGGGCGGACACCCCGGAGCAGCTGTGGCAGCTCCTCGCCGGCGGCGGCGACGCGATCGGCGAGTTCCCCACCGACCGGGGCTGGGACCTCGACCGGCTCTTCGACTCCGACCCGGAGAAGGAGGGCACCAGCTACGCCCGCGAGGGCGGCTTCGTCACCGGGGCCGCCGACTTCGACGCCACCTTCTTCGGCATCAGCCCCCGCGAGGCCCTGGCCATGGACCCGCAGCAGCGGCTGCTGCTGGAGGCGTCCTGGGAGGCCATCGAGCGGGCCGGAATCGACCCGCACGCCCTGCGCGGCAGCCCCACCGGTGTCTTCGTCGGCACCAACTACCAGGACTACCGCAACCTGATGTTCAGCGCCGAGGGCGCCGAGGGGCACCTGATGACCGGCAACGCCGGCAGCGTGCTCTCCGGCCGGGTGTCGTACACCCTCGGGCTGGAGGGGCCCGCCGTCTCGGTGGACACCGCCTGCTCGTCGTCGCTGGTCGCGCTGCACTGGGCCTGCCAGGCGCTGCGCCGCTCGGAGTGCTCCCTCGCCCTCGTCGGCGGCGTCACCGTCATGTCCACCCCCGGGGTGTTCGTCGGCTTCAGCCGGCAGCGGGGGCTGGCCCCGGACAGCCGGGTCAAGGCGTTCGCCTCCGCCGCCGACGGCACCAGCTGGGGCGAGGGCCTCGGCCTGCTGCTCGTCGAGCGGCTCTCCGACGCCCGCCGCAACGGCCACCCCGTGCTCGCCGTGATCCGGGGCAGCGCCGTCAACCAGGACGGCGCGTCCAACGGGCTCACCGCGCCGAACGGGCCGTCGCAGCAGCGGGTGATCCGGCAGGCGCTCGCCAACGCCGGGCTCACCCCGGCCGACGTGGACGCCGTCGAGGCGCACGGCACCGGCACGAAGCTCGGCGACCCGATCGAGGCGCAGGCCCTGCTCGCCACGTACGGCCAGCGGCCCGCCGACCAGCCGCTGTGGCTCGGCTCGATCAAGTCCAACATCGGGCACACGCAGGCCGCCGCCGGGGTCGCCGGGATCATCAAGATGGTGCTGGCGCTGCGGCACGGCTACCTGCCGCAGACCCTGCACGTCGACGAGCCGACCGACCAGGTGGACTGGTCCGTCGGCGCGGTCGAGCTGCTCGACGAGGGCCGCCCGTGGCCCGTCACCGACCACCCGCGCCGCGCGGCCGTCTCCTCGTTCGGCATCAGCGGCACCAACGCGCACACCATCCTGGAGCAGGCCCCGGAGCCGTCCGTCGTCGAGCAGCCAACGGGCGACCCGGCCCTGCTGCCGGTGGTGCCGGTGCTGCTGTCGGGCCGCACCGGTGCCGCGCTGGCCGCCCAGGCGGAGCGCTGGGGCGAGCAGCTCACCGGGCTGGAGGCGCCGCGTACGGTCGACGTCGGCTGGTCGTCGGCGGTCTCCCGGGCCACCCTGGAACACCGCGCCGTCGTGCTGGCCACCGACCGGATCGCCCTGGGCGCCGGGCTGCGCGCCCTCGGCGCCGGCGAGGACTCGCCGCTGGTGGTCACCGGCGTGGCCGCGTCCCGGCCGAAGGTGGCGTACCTCTTCTCGGGGCAGGGCGCCCAGCGGGCCGGGATGGGTCGCGAGCTGGCGGAGGCGTTCCCGGTCTTCGCCGCCGCCCTGGACGAGGCCTGTGCCGCCCTCGACGCGCACCTGTCCCGCCCGCTGAAGCCGCTGCTCTTCGCCGAGCCCGACACCGCCGAGGCCGAGGCGCTGGACCGCACCGAGTTCACCCAGCCGGCGCTCTTCGCCGTGGAGGTGGCGCTGTTCCGACTGCTGGAGGCGTGGGGCGTGCGCCCCGACGCCGTCGCCGGGCACTCCATCGGCGAGTTCGCCGCAGCGCACGCCGCCGGGGTGCTCTCCCTGGCCGACGCCGCCGAACTGGTCGCCGCCCGGGGCCGGCTGATGCAGGCGCTGCCGGCCGGCGGGGCGATGCTCGCCATCGCCGCCACCGAGGCCGAGGTGACCGCCACGCTCGCCGATCGCGCCGAGCGGGTCTCCGTCGCCGCCGTCAACGGTCCCGCCGCCGTCGTGGTGTCCGGGGCCGGCGACGCCGTCGAGGAACTGGCCGCCGAGTGGACCGCCCGAGGCGTACGGATCCGGCGGCTCACGGTCAGCCACGCGTTCCACAGCCCGCTGATGGAACCGGTGCTCGACGACCTCGCCGCCGTCGCCGGACGGCTGCGCTACGCGCCCCCGACCATCCCGATGATCTCCACTGTCACCGGCGCGCCGGTCGACGTGGCGGAGATCGGCACGCCCGACTACTGGGTGCGCCACGCCCGCGACGCCGTACGCTTCGCCGACGCCGTCACGGCGCTGCGGGAGCGCAACGTCACCGGCTTCGTCGAGATCGGCCCGGACGGGGTGCTCACCGCCCTCGCCCAGGCCGTCCTCGCCGAGGGCGCCCCGACCGGCGGGCGGCCCCCGCTGGTCGTGCCGGCCCTGCGCCGGGACCGTGCCGAGCCGACCACCCTGCTGCGGGCGGTCGCCGCGCTGCACACCCACGGCGTCTCCCCGGACTGGTCCGCTCTCTACGCGGGCACCGGCGCGCAGCGGGTCGACCTGCCCACCTACACCTTCGACCGGCAGCGCTACTGGCCGGAGCCGCCGCCGTGGGCCAGCCTGGCCGCCGAGGACGAGCACACCGAGGTCGAGCGCCGCTTCTGGGCGGCCGTCGAGGCCGAGGACCTCGAGTCGCTGGCCCGTGACCTGGACGTGCACCGCGACCAGCCGTTCGGCACCGTGCTGCCCGCCCTGTCCGCGTGGCGGCGGCGCGGCCGGGAGCGGGCCCTCGTGGACGGCAGCCGGTACCGGGTCGTCTGGGAGCCCATCGCGGAGACCCCGCAGGAGCAGGACCCCGGCCGCTGGCTGGTGCTGCTGCCCGCCGACAGGGCGGACGACCCCGACCTGAACTCCTGCACCTGGGCGCTGGGCGCCGAGGTCGGCATCGTGCCCGTGGACACCGCCGCCGACCCCGACGAGCTGTGCGGCGGATTCGCCGACGTGCTCACCGAGGCGCTCGGCGCCGGCGAGGGGCCGCTGTCGATCCTGTCCTTCCTCGGCCTGGACGACGCCCCGCACGCCGAGCATCCGGCGCTGCCCCGCGGCCTCGCCGCGACCGTGCACCTGCTCCAGCAGCTCGTCGACCTCGACGCCCCGGCCCGGCTCTGGTGCGTCACCCAGGGTGCCGTCGGAACCGGCGACGGCGACGTCCCCGCCAACCCCCGGCAGGCGATGCTGTGGGGCCTGGGCCGGGTGGCGGCGCTGGAGCAGCCCACCCGCTGGGCCGGGCTGGTCGACCTGCCCACCGACCTCGAGCCCTGGACGGCGATGCGCCTCGGCGGCCTCCTCACCGGCGGCGGCGTGGAGGACCAGCTCGCCGTCCGCGAGTCCGGGGTGCTGGTACGGCGGCTCGTCCCGGCGGTCACCGAATCGGAGCCCGCGCCGTGGCAGCCCCGGGGCACGGTGCTGATCACCGGCGGCACCGGCGCGCTCGGCGGGCACGTGGCCCGCTGGGTGGCTGGCGCCGGCGCGCAACGCGTGGTGCTGACCAGCCGGCGGGGCACCGACACCCCGGGCGCCGCCGAGCTGCTCGCCGAGCTGGCCGGCCTCGGCGTGGACTGCCGGGTCGCCCGCTGCGACGCCGCCGACCGTGCCGCCGTGGCCGAACTCCTGGCCGACCTGCGGCGGGAGGGGCCGCCGCTGCGCGCGGTCGTGCACGCCGCGGGGGTCAGCGAGGTGGTGCCGCTGGCCGACACCACCCTGGAGGACCTGGCGTACGTCATCGCCCCGAAGCTCTCCGGCGCCGAGCACCTCGACGAGCTGCTCGACGACACCGAGCTGGACGCGTTCGTGCTCTTCTCGTCCATCTCGGCGGTGTGGGGCAGCGGCGGGCAGGGCGCGTACGCGGCCGGCAACGCCTACCTGGACGCGCTCGCCGAGCGGCGGCGCGGCCGGGGCCTGCCGGCCACGTCCGTCGCGTGGGGCCCGTGGACCGAGTCGGGCATGTACACCGAGGGCGCCGCGGAGCAGCTGCGCCGCCGCGGCCTGCGGGTGATGCCGCCGGGCGTGGCGATGGCCGGACTGCGCCACGCCCTGGCCGCCGACGACACCTGCGTCACCGTCGCCGACGTCGACTGGGCCACCTTCCAGCCGCTGTTCACCTCGCTGCGACCCAGCCCGCTGCTGGCGGAGCTGCCGGCCGTACGCGAGCTGGCCGTCACTCCCACCGCCGTGCCGGACGCGTCTGCACCCGTCGCGCGGGACCTGCTCGCCGGGTTGCGGGCGCTGCCCGGCGACGAACGGCGGGCCGCGCTGCTGGAGATGGTGCGGGTCGACGCGGCGAAGGTGCTTGGCCACCCCTCCGGCGACGCGATCGAGACCGACCGGGGCTTCCTGGACCTCGGCTTCGACTCGCTCACCGCCGTGGAGCTGCGTAACCTGCTCACCGCGGCGACCGGGCACGACCTGCCCACCACCGTCGTCTTCGACTACCCGACCCCGGCCGGCCTGGCCGACCACCTGTACGAGGAGCTCTTCGCCGACGGCGACGCGGACGTCGGCGACGGCGGCGACGAGGAGTCGGTCCGCCGGGCCCTCGCCGCGATCCCGCTGGACGAGCTGCGTCAGGCGGGCCTGCTCGACCAGCTGCTCCAGCTGGCCCGCACGAGCGCCGGCCCGTCGGCCGTGGCGCCCGCCGCCCCGGCCGCGTCGCCCGCGCCCGAGGCCCAGATCCGCGAACTCGACGTCGCCGGCCTGGTCCGGATGGCCCTGGAAGGCTCCGACTCGTGA